The Nostoc sp. 'Lobaria pulmonaria (5183) cyanobiont' genome window below encodes:
- a CDS encoding DUF2141 domain-containing protein, whose amino-acid sequence MLKLSQLSHVLLATLVSISFAKTVNAEPTTTLSVVVNGIHHQKGEICFRVYANEKGFPMSSSSEAQSGCAKINGSSVKKEFSGLKPGTYAVAVVDDQNGDRKLNKDFFGIPKEGFGISKNPTVSIQTGTPKFRDASFVVNKNTTVNIMMKYSLDS is encoded by the coding sequence ATGCTGAAACTATCTCAACTATCTCATGTTTTGCTTGCTACTTTAGTGAGCATCAGCTTTGCGAAAACAGTGAACGCAGAGCCAACTACAACACTTAGTGTTGTAGTAAATGGAATACATCACCAAAAAGGTGAGATTTGCTTCCGAGTTTATGCAAATGAAAAAGGATTTCCTATGAGTAGTAGTAGTGAAGCTCAAAGTGGCTGCGCTAAGATTAATGGCAGTTCGGTAAAAAAAGAATTCTCCGGTTTGAAACCTGGAACTTATGCTGTCGCTGTGGTTGACGATCAAAATGGCGATCGCAAACTCAATAAAGACTTTTTCGGTATTCCCAAAGAAGGTTTTGGGATTTCTAAAAATCCAACTGTGTCCATACAAACAGGTACACCAAAGTTTCGTGATGCCAGTTTTGTTGTAAACAAAAATACAACAGTTAACATCATGATGAAATATTCGCTTGATTCGTAA
- a CDS encoding glycosyltransferase gives MEDLAIFLSKSLMSWLVIQVCFTLVFIWYLRSSKKNLLPDDQLPKTAVILCLRGADPFLPRCLRSLLNQNYPQYDLKLIVDSHEDPAWKIASETITEQEATNVQISPLRIVRNSCSLKCSSLIQAIRDLDDSYKVVALVDADTIVHLNWLRELVSPLGDAKVGATTGNRWYVPTGRYWGSLVRYVGNVSTVVQMFIFQIPWGGTLAVKTEVLRQTELLDKWGQALGEDFMMHNILKKHGFQVKFVPSLLIVNREETDLFNLIDYLKRLMLFSRLYHPRWLALVSEAVSSILFPTLLIILVLESLLEAKWEAAALFLVCYGVYTVGLLLMMLVLELEIQRMVRSNDQAIAKLSVATIIKMLIAIPLTQWVYGLAMLSSLWTSTVTWRGVSYRVKGPWNVHLVEYRPYQWLDQPINSKVSL, from the coding sequence ATGGAAGATTTGGCAATATTTCTGTCTAAGTCTTTGATGAGTTGGCTGGTTATTCAGGTGTGTTTCACGCTTGTCTTTATATGGTATCTGCGCTCGTCTAAAAAAAACTTATTACCAGACGATCAGTTACCCAAAACAGCAGTAATTCTTTGCTTACGCGGAGCCGATCCGTTTTTGCCTAGATGTTTGCGATCGCTCCTAAATCAAAACTATCCACAGTATGATTTAAAATTAATCGTTGATAGTCACGAAGATCCCGCTTGGAAAATTGCTAGTGAAACCATCACTGAGCAAGAAGCGACTAATGTTCAAATCAGCCCTTTGAGAATAGTACGCAACAGTTGTAGTCTCAAATGCAGTTCTTTAATCCAAGCTATTCGCGATCTAGACGATTCTTATAAGGTGGTTGCTTTAGTAGATGCTGATACTATAGTTCATTTAAATTGGCTGCGAGAATTAGTCAGTCCTCTAGGTGATGCGAAAGTCGGCGCAACAACCGGCAATCGTTGGTACGTACCGACAGGCAGGTATTGGGGTTCTTTAGTGCGGTACGTCGGCAATGTGTCCACAGTAGTGCAAATGTTTATCTTCCAAATTCCTTGGGGTGGAACTTTGGCTGTGAAAACAGAAGTACTTCGCCAAACAGAACTGCTAGATAAATGGGGACAAGCTTTAGGCGAAGATTTCATGATGCACAATATCCTCAAAAAACATGGTTTTCAGGTAAAGTTTGTGCCTTCGCTGCTAATAGTCAATCGTGAAGAGACTGATTTATTCAACTTAATAGACTATCTCAAGCGCCTTATGCTTTTTTCTCGACTGTATCATCCCCGTTGGTTGGCTCTGGTTAGTGAAGCTGTTTCTAGCATTTTGTTTCCGACTCTACTGATTATTTTAGTTCTAGAGTCGTTGTTAGAGGCAAAATGGGAAGCTGCGGCTCTGTTCTTAGTCTGCTATGGAGTCTACACTGTCGGATTACTCTTGATGATGCTGGTGTTGGAATTAGAGATACAGCGAATGGTTCGCTCTAATGACCAGGCGATCGCCAAATTATCAGTTGCTACAATTATCAAAATGTTGATTGCGATTCCCCTGACACAGTGGGTTTATGGGTTAGCGATGCTATCATCCCTGTGGACATCAACAGTCACCTGGCGCGGTGTCAGCTATCGCGTTAAAGGGCCGTGGAATGTCCATCTGGTGGAATATCGCCCTTATCAATGGTTGGATCAGCCTATTAATAGCAAGGTTTCTCTTTGA